The following proteins are encoded in a genomic region of Gimesia algae:
- a CDS encoding sulfite exporter TauE/SafE family protein, producing MEKQSWRNSIRMLWPFGLWLLAFYTVWLTIIVATDGWQSLQHHWPIALAMALGSYIAGSTPMGGGTVGFPVLVLLFDMPGSLGRNFGLAVQSIGMVSAAIYIFSARRPLDWGLLRPALVGALIGTPLGAACVAPFVPDLWVKLTFAVVWCSFGIMHLLKMRELVSATGVSNHWRNYDRWLGLTVGFSGGIVASVTGVGIDMMVYATLVLLYRADLKIAIPTSVVIMAFASVVGISANAILSHINPGLYYMDPEVYANWLAAAPIVALGAPFGALVVNLIPRTPTLLLVSLLCIGQFFWTIAHENVSGFVLFCAVAGVLAVNGIFHLLYHWGRNEDAFPALQSSAPETPAVQLASEENAG from the coding sequence ATGGAAAAACAGTCGTGGCGTAATTCAATACGAATGCTGTGGCCCTTTGGTCTGTGGCTACTTGCTTTTTATACGGTCTGGCTGACGATCATTGTCGCCACTGATGGCTGGCAGTCTCTTCAGCATCACTGGCCGATCGCACTGGCGATGGCTTTGGGTTCCTACATCGCCGGTTCCACTCCCATGGGTGGAGGGACCGTGGGGTTCCCTGTCCTGGTGCTGCTGTTTGACATGCCCGGTTCCCTGGGACGCAACTTCGGACTGGCGGTCCAGTCGATCGGCATGGTTTCAGCCGCCATCTATATCTTTTCCGCACGACGTCCACTCGACTGGGGACTGTTACGCCCCGCGCTCGTGGGTGCATTGATTGGTACGCCCCTGGGAGCCGCCTGCGTCGCACCGTTTGTACCGGACTTGTGGGTCAAGCTGACGTTTGCCGTCGTCTGGTGCAGTTTCGGCATTATGCATCTGCTGAAAATGCGCGAGCTGGTTTCAGCGACGGGAGTCAGTAATCACTGGCGGAACTACGACCGCTGGCTGGGACTGACGGTGGGCTTCAGTGGTGGCATCGTCGCTTCTGTGACCGGCGTGGGGATCGACATGATGGTCTATGCGACGCTGGTGCTGCTGTATCGCGCGGATCTGAAAATTGCGATTCCGACGTCAGTGGTCATCATGGCGTTTGCCTCGGTCGTGGGAATTTCGGCGAATGCGATTCTGTCGCACATCAATCCCGGTCTGTATTACATGGACCCGGAAGTGTATGCCAACTGGCTGGCCGCCGCCCCGATTGTCGCGCTGGGCGCGCCCTTTGGTGCGCTGGTGGTGAATCTGATTCCCCGCACGCCGACACTGTTGCTGGTTTCCCTCTTGTGTATCGGGCAGTTCTTCTGGACGATTGCGCATGAAAACGTCTCCGGATTTGTCCTGTTCTGCGCGGTGGCCGGTGTGTTGGCGGTCAACGGAATCTTTCACCTGCTCTACCACTGGGGACGTAACGAAGACGCCTTCCCGGCACTGCAGTCAAGTGCGCCAGAAACGCCGGCCGTTCAACTCGCCAGTGAAGAAAACGCTGGCTGA